In Bifidobacterium adolescentis ATCC 15703, the sequence CGCGCCTTTGACCTCGAGGGAAGCCATGGACCCGGACATGTAGCCATCCTCGGAATAGTATTCGCCGTTACGTCCGGAGAATGGGGTCCTGTGGATGTTCATAGCTGGAGCGTACCAGCCATTCGCGCCGCCCAGCAGAGCCTCGTTGCCCATCATCTCGCCGAGGTCCTCCGCCAGTTGGGCGTTCCAGGTCTGGGTGAGCATCATGATGCTTGGGAAGGTCTTGCCGGTGCCTCCGTACATCCAACCGGTGGCCGAATCAGCATCGGTTTGGAACGGCTTGTCCACGGATTTGATGTAGTCCACGCCGTAGCCGGAGAAGTAGATGAGCTGGTTGTAATCGTCCTCGGTGAGCTCGTCAAGGATCTTGTCCCATTGCGCGTCGTCATAAGCCAATCCGCGCATGTCGGAGACCTTCAACCCGTTCTTCTTGCCGAATGTCGGCGTATCCATGATGGAGTCCTTGTCGACGGTGGTGCCGGAGTCGTTTCCTTCAAGATGTTTGATGAGTTTGGTGGAAGCGGTCTTCTTCCACGTGCAGGACGCGTTATTACCGTCGGAGTCCTTGCAATTAATCTCATTGCCCCAGGTATTGATCTCACCGGAGGATTCGCCGTAATGCTTCGGGAAGGTACCAGTCCAATCGGAACGGGACAGATAGGCCACTTCCGGATCGGAAGCCGCATCGAACAGGTTGGAGATGGCCTTGCCGGTGGTGGAGTCGGAGGCGAATGTAGTGGTGTCCGCATCAGTGTTCTCCGGTGTCCAGCTGGCCACCATGGTCTTGTCACCTTCCGAAGTCATGCCGTCGGCCACGGTCTTGCCTTTGTCGGCAAGGATATTGTTGACCGCTTGGTTGGCGTCGGTGGCCGCGGTGAAGCGATACTGTCCAGCGTCAAGGATGTAGGTCTTCGCGCCCTTGTAGTCGTATGCCTTGAGCTGATCCTTGCCGAAGGTGATTCGCACGGTTTCGCTGGTCCCCGGCTTGAGTTCGGAGGTCTTGCCATATCCGACCAAGTTCACGGATGCCTTCTCGACGGCGTTCCGCTTGTCGTAATCGGTGTATGGCGACTGCGCGTACAGTTCCACAACGTCCTTGCCTGCTGTATCGCCGGTATTCGTCACGGTCACGGTAGCGACGAAATCATTGCCATGCCGCGCAACGGAGAAATCTGACCATTTGAAATCGGTGTAGCTTAATCCGTACCCGAACGGGTACACGACTTCCTTGGCGTAATCGTAATCGCCCGCGTTGCCCTGACCGAGGACCTTGTCCTCGTAACGGGTCTCGTAATACTTGTAGCCGACGTAGATACCTTCCGCGTAATCCACATAATTGTATTTGGTGGCTTTGCCGTTCTCGTCGTAATACTGGTAGCTGCCGAAGTTCTGCGCGGCCGGTGAGGCCAGCGCATCCGCGGCGAATGTGTCGACGGTCCTGCCGGAGGGATTCACTTCCCCGGAGAACACCTTGGCAAGGGCGTTGGTGACGTTCTGCGAATACACGACGGCCTTGATGTTCGGGTACTGCTTGAGCCAGTCGAGTTCCATGGCAGCACTGGATTTGACGAGAAGAATCACGTCCTTGTAGTTGTCATTAAGGTATTTGATGATTTCGGTTTCGGTGGAGTCAAGCTCGATGTAGCTCTTCTCCTTGTCTTCCTGCTTGTCGGCGTGGTTGTACATGGAACGCGGCATTGTCAGTCAATCCGATATGAATAAACTGCAAGTTTAACGGAATAAATTGTTTTTAAAACGGAATCAGAAAACCAGATGCGAGACTTTTGGATCAACGAAGCCCAGACCATATAGCCGGGAGGGCCGATTAAGACAAAAACCTAGAGGGATAAAGAGTTTTAAATAAAGGGGCCTCCTGGGGGCCGGAAGGCCCGGCCGGGAGACAGGTCCCGGAGGAGAGGATAAAAAAGGGGCCTCCCGGGAGCCAAAGGCTCGACCGGGAGGCCCAACATGTGAAGCGGCGGCGTGCTACTCTCCCACACCCTCTCGAGTGCAGTACCATCGCCGCGCCTGGCCTTAGCTACCGGGTTCGGAATGGGACCGGGCGTCTCACCAGGGCTATGACCACCGCAAAACCGCAATCACGGAACGACAACCAAAACATGGCGGCCATTCCGGCCATTATGTTATGAACCGTGGCGGTCTGGGAACCGGCTA encodes:
- a CDS encoding glycoside hydrolase family 3 N-terminal domain-containing protein, with product MPRSMYNHADKQEDKEKSYIELDSTETEIIKYLNDNYKDVILLVKSSAAMELDWLKQYPNIKAVVYSQNVTNALAKVFSGEVNPSGRTVDTFAADALASPAAQNFGSYQYYDENGKATKYNYVDYAEGIYVGYKYYETRYEDKVLGQGNAGDYDYAKEVVYPFGYGLSYTDFKWSDFSVARHGNDFVATVTVTNTGDTAGKDVVELYAQSPYTDYDKRNAVEKASVNLVGYGKTSELKPGTSETVRITFGKDQLKAYDYKGAKTYILDAGQYRFTAATDANQAVNNILADKGKTVADGMTSEGDKTMVASWTPENTDADTTTFASDSTTGKAISNLFDAASDPEVAYLSRSDWTGTFPKHYGESSGEINTWGNEINCKDSDGNNASCTWKKTASTKLIKHLEGNDSGTTVDKDSIMDTPTFGKKNGLKVSDMRGLAYDDAQWDKILDELTEDDYNQLIYFSGYGVDYIKSVDKPFQTDADSATGWMYGGTGKTFPSIMMLTQTWNAQLAEDLGEMMGNEALLGGANGWYAPAMNIHRTPFSGRNGEYYSEDGYMSGSMASLEVKGAATKGVYSYIKHFALNDQENHRGDRPGNFSVATWSNEQAIREIYLKPFDMCMHLGDMDMKTVVKKSDGTYENKVVKTPIAKGVMTSFNRIGATWTGGSHALIQQLLRDEWGFNGLIITDNANTGKFMSPYQMLEAGADIKLLNVSDDPTGEKLDFNDAATYHYARQAMHHLLYTVANTNCMNGALPGAGFKFSNGMKTIQIVFNTVCSVILAMLAFFSVWRWMPGTIKRVAARKEARVARKAARKAAKG